A region of the Cricetulus griseus strain 17A/GY chromosome 7, alternate assembly CriGri-PICRH-1.0, whole genome shotgun sequence genome:
CAGTCCTCTCTAGAATCCCAGAAGACCCTGTCTCTTCCCCAGTCGCCATTAACTGCCTCTGCCCCCATCTCCTAGGTGATGCTTCTGGGAGACTCGGGTGTCGGCAAAACCTGTTTCCTGATCCAATTCAAAGACGGGGCCTTCCTGTCCGGAACCTTCATAGCCACCGTCGGCATAGACTTCAGGGTGAGGTGGCTGCAGGCTCAAGAAGGGTGCCCACTCCTTGTCTTTGACTCCTGAGGGCACCTGGGGCTTACTGCCTGGGAGGCCCCAGAGGTACTCCCACCAGGGCCACAGAGGCGATCAGGTCAAAGGATTCTGGGTAGGGCCGGCATCTTATTCACCTTCTTCTCAGGTCTAGGATAGCACCCCAAAGCAAGGTAGTCTCATGTCATGGTCTAAGTCCTGAGAGCACCTTGCTCATGGCCATCTGAGCTGGGTCCCTCTCAAGGTCAGTCTTTGAGAAGCAATTGCCAAGAAGCTGAAAGGCTGGGTTCAGAGATGGAATTCTCTGgctgcgcgcgcgcacgcgcgcgcaggcacacacacacacacacacacacacacacacacacacacacgcacacacacacaccgccatCCCCTAGGACTCTAAGATTTCTATCTTTATCAGTGTGCAAGCAGGACTACTGGTGCTGCACAGCAAACAGCAAAAGATCCCGGAGGGGAAGAATCTGACCCCAGCAGGCAGGCCTGCAGCAATTTTGTGCCTCTCCCAGTGGATGGAGTGCTGAGGCTACATTGAGAGAATTATGGGTAACTGGAGGGACGATGGTCTTGCAGGGTAAGCCTCTGGAGGCCTCAGGATGTAATGGGTGCCTCATCTCTAAAGTTgaactctgggaggcagagactgaagtGGAGAGGGTCAGGCCCACCCCCCATACACTCCCTTGTGCTGTCTGCTGAGAGTTCAACAGGGAACTAGGcatgcctggagagatggctcagcagttaagagcactaggctgcccttccagaagtcttgagttcaattgccagcaaccacacggtggctcacagagAACTGGGCAGGTTTGAAGGTTCTCCTTGCCTGACTAAGTTATGTCAACAATGAATGGAGGAATCTTAAAACAGGTCCCTCACTGCTCTACCAGGGTGATCTGACTGAAGATGTGTCAGGCTCACCACACCGCCTGTAGGCCTGGAGAGAGACCAGTATAGGATGTTGACAGACCTCAGGGACCAGCCAAcatcccctccccactctctgtcctttttctcttccaGAACAAGGTGGTGACAGTAGATGGTGCCAGGGTAAAGCTTCAGGTAAGAGCAGTggctgggatgggggaggggcttgcaCTTGCTTCTCAACCTGAACCACAGGCCTACAGCCCTGCCCTCAGTCTGGGGTAACTTCCTGTGGGGCCCATGAGAGgaaactgtttttctttgtttgatatcTGCAGAAAAAGCAGTTCCCAGGCACCCTTTCTCCTATCAAAGACAACTCAAAATGCCCTCAGCTAGGCTCAGCCTCCCTTactgcccctccccccctccaGTTTTCCAAGTCTCTACTGCTCTAAGCACCCCAAACCCTGGGCTGGAAAAGAGGAAACAGTAGTTAATGGGTTTAAGACCCCAGAAACACCACTGAAGATGTCATCAGATGCTGGGGAGCCCCGTGAGAACCCACAGTAGGAGACAGAACCCCCATCTCACAGACAGCTCTCACATGAGCCTTTCAGTCAGCAGCCAGCCCTGCTCCttcccacctttctctctctctctctctcctctctctctctctctctctctctctctctctctctctctctctctctctctctctctctcccagatctGGGACACTGCAGGACAGGAGCGCTTCCGCAGTGTGACACATGCTTATTACCGAGATGCTCAGGGTAAGTCCTTGTCCTCTGACCCATCCCCACTCTGCAGGACCCCTACTGATGCCTGATCTCCTCTACTATCTGTCCCCCTCCAGCCTTGCTCCTGCTGTATGACATCACCAACAAATCTTCCTTTGACAACATCAGGGTAGGTCCTCCCCTCCCAAGGTCCTTCCCTCACCCCAACAACCCTGCCTGTCATAAGCAGCCAGAACAGAGGGGCCTCTGCAGGATAGATTGTTTCAATTCTGTAAAAATAGGTAGACCACAGAGCCTGTCACCTTTGAAAAACACTCAGCAGTGACTGGGCATTTCATTGCCATGTAGGCCTGGGAACCAAGCAGGCTGATGTGCCCTGTGCTGACTGTAGAGCCCTGACTGTGATTCATGAGTGTGTTTTATATCAAAATGTTCAGACCAGTCCCGGCTCCACCCTGGACAATTATCCACAGGGACCCAGGGGAAAGCCCAAGCAGAAAACTCCACATGCATCCAGGCCAAGTTGCAACTCAAGAAGACAGAGTGAGTGGCTATGTCCTCACAACCAAACCATTAGAGAACAGAAGCCATAACCAATAAAGATAAGCATGACTCTGCATACAACATCATAGGTTCCATGTGTTCCCAGACCTTGAGGACTGGTTACTGAAAAGCAAACTGAGGGGATAAGACAGATAGCTATAAAAGGATGGAAACTGCATGGTGTGGCTGCTTTCAAGCCTATTCTCCtggcagacatcactaatcaatcTCAGTACTTTTTGATCAGAAagtcaatacagaaaaaaaaaaaaacccagagccttgtataTTAAAGAAAAGCATGTTACTACTGTATAACATCCCCAGGCAACCTTAgccatctctgcctccatcttcaccTCCAGTTCccggttgttgttgttgttgggttgttttgttttgaggcagagcccagatatgtagctcaggctggcctccaactctgctCTCCTGCCCCTATGCAGGAATATAAGCCTGTGTTGCCACACATAGCAGACACCGCTGCTTTTGGGTACTGAACCCCTTGGAGGTTTTAGCATCCCAACAGAGCCCTCTAGGAGAAGAATACCCTGGTCCTTGGCCCCAGCCTGGCTCAGCTTCCCCTCTCCCACAGGCCTGGCTCACGGAGATCCATGAGTACGCCCAGAGAGATGTCGTAGTCATGCTGCTAGGGAACAAGGTGAGTGGCTCTGTGCCAGAGTCCCTGcactctgcccttctctcccaCTGCCTCACCACCAGCCCCAACTAGCCCCACAGCCACCCAAATCCTTCCAGTGGGGGCCTTTGAGCTCTCCAGTGTGGGAGTTGGACTTGTCTTGTGACTTCTGCCTGTCCCACCCCAAAGCTTTCGTAGTAGTAGCCCCTTCCACCAATAGCCTAAACTGCTGCCAGAGAGCTGCCAGGTGACTCATTTGTCAGCCATCACTAGATCATTATGGACAGTTCAGGGGTCAGGGGTTAGGTACAAAGTGTTTAAGTCAGCTGCTGTCACCTGATGAAGCTGGGTCACCACACCCTTTGCTAAAGTTACACACCTCCCCAAGTGCACAGGGCGGGCATGGGCACACAGCCTGAGCAACACAGAAACCCTGGCCCCAGGCCAAGCacacctgcctgcagtcccccaGGCCACCAGGAGAGGGCAGGCAGTGCTTGCTCCTGGGGCAAAAGATGGGCTTCCTGGGGTCAAGGCTTCCTTCCCTGGAGCTGATTGACCCACATGGGTTTACAGGCAGATGTAAGCAGTGAAAGGGTGATCCGTTCTGAGGATGGAGAGACGCTGGCCAGGGTAAGTGACTGCCAATGGGGTCAGGTGAATGGTGAGAAAGGCCAGAAACAGGCCCTGAGAATACTCTCTCCCGGACAGGAGTACGGTGTTCCCTTCATGGAGACCAGTGCCAAGACTGGCATGAATGTGGAGCTGGCCTTTCTGGCAATTGCCAAGTGAGAGCTGAGCAGGGAAGGGAAACCTGGGTTGAGGTGGGAGGCAAGCTGgggagtcggggggggggggagtagggaATGCCTGGCTCTACATTCCCAGCTCAGCACATGATTCTTCCTGTTCTAGGGAACTGAAATACCGTGCAGGCAGGCAGCCTGATGAGCCCAGCTTCCAGATCCGAGACTATGTGGAGTCCCAGAAGAAGCGCCCCAGCTGCTGCTCCTTTGTGTGACTCCCAGGGGGCTAAGAGGAGGAGCAGAGACCCTTGGGAATGCAGTtattctaactgctgagccaattaGGAGAGAGCTGGGATTCCGTGGGAAGCCCTGGCCAGGGAAGTAACTGCCACCCTAGTTTCTCTAGCTTCCCTGTGTCATGGAAAGGGTAAAATAACCATACTTTATCTTAGTATAtataaactaaaaccaaaaaatgCACCAgtgtgccacccccaccccccaaaaaaaaacaaaataggtaGAGACTTGGTCCTTTTGCCATCTGGGACTAGGTTCTAAAAGGCTGGGCCTCCCTCCTAGAAAGGGTGTCATGGCACCAGGGGACACTGAAGCAGTGCTAGGGTGTGGGAGCTGCTTTTAACAGTTCTCACTAGGGAGGCTAAGGGGACCCCAGtcttctcttcctccagctccCCAAGAGAGCCTTTCCCAACAGGAAGGGGCTTAGTGCTGGGAGCTAGCCCAAATCCTCAGGAAAGGTAAATGTggaaatgggtgtgtgtgtgtgtgtaagaatagCAGTTCCTTGGGTGGGGTCTGCTCAGTTACCTCTGGCCTTCCTCACCCACCTTCTGGAAGTGTGCCCCTTTTTCTCTACCACACAAGCACAGTGGGGCACCCAAAAACATTACTTTCAATTCTCTAGACCTCACTTCCGAGGGGATGTCCACCATCCCATGGAATCTCTCTCATCAGCCTTCTGCCTGGGTTCCTAGACCCCAGAGGTcagagccaagaaaaaaaaaaccaaaacctttccttccttcccaatcCTGTGACAAGGTGTACAGCACCACAGCTATTTAAGGCAGAGGGAAGAGCCAGATAAAGAACTCACTGGCTGGTAAAATGAGTGCGAGGCAGAACTGAACAACCCCATAGTCCAGTTTTCCCCACTAATCCCcagctctctgtctctttcctgctCCTTCCTTTAACTTCAGACCAATACTAGGGCCAAAACTGTttcatctcctcctcttccactaaATCAGGAAAAAAGGGTGTGGGAAGTTGTCCATTTCTGGGTGAGCCAATGTAATATGTACAAAACAAAGCACTTTGGTCCATTTTGGGTATGGAGAAGGGCAAGCAGCAAGGAGGTCCTATAGGCCCAAGGCCATGCATCTCCCAAAGCCCTGACCTCACCCTTAGAAGGACTCTGGAGGTGTGTAGATCCATGACCCGCAGGCAGGCAACTTTACTGCTGTTCTGTAGGCTGGGCAGAGACTGGGACTCCAAGAAAGTATGCATAGCACATTTATGAGGTTACTGCATTTGCTTTCAAGGCAAAATCTTGCTCTCTGAACAGAGTCAGCACTCTTAACTTGGGTTGATAAGGAAGGTCTCTGTGACCTCTCACAGGCAGATAGAGGAGGAGCCTGGGCTTGCCTGTTCTCTTCTGGGACTCTGAGCAGGTTGCAGGAACTCCATTTGTGTTTTTCAGAATTAAATTGCAGTATTTTGGCAAGTATACCTTGGCgtttcttctctctgttcccagAGGACGAGGGACCGTGTTGGAAAGTTTGTTACTTGGCATTTTGTGGAAAAGTGTTACCCAATGCTCAAATCATTCCATCCTCATTCTTCCTCATTCTTTGGTGTCCTCATAGGCTCACCTCACCCTTAACTGACTGCTCTCCCCCAGACCAGCATCTTTTAGAGCCAGAGTGAGCTGGAAAGCTTATCTCACAATccaagtcatttttctttctctgttgatAAAAGCCAGGCCTCCATTCCCTCCAGAGTGAATCCTGAGATTGACTACCAAGCTGCCTCTCCCCGCCCCCTCTCCCGAACCAAAGGCAGCTGCCAAAACCaagccttttatttattatttactgatCTACCCTCTGGCAGCCTGTCTTCCAGGTGGGCTGCTAGGAGCCTTGGCCCCTCTGCCCCGCCCTGCACGTTCCTAGAAGGGATCAAAGCCCAAACTTTCCCTTTACGCCAAGTCCTGGGATAGCACAGTGACTCCACAAGTAGAAACTTTGTTACTTAAACAACCTCGCTGCTGAGTTATTCTGTTACAGTTACTCTGTTACAGTGTTACTGTGTTACAGAAGACATCCGTCCGGTTCTTAAGCTGGCCCcggggagggggaggagtgagTGTAGGGGGGGGTGGGTTGGTTTCCTAGGCAACTGTCGCTCCCCTCGCCCCCCCCCGCAGCCAAGCTGTGCAATAAATAGGCTTTCGCTGACGGCGGTTAAAGCGTTGAGGATTCTTTACCCCGAGACTGGCACTTCTAAATCCCCCTCCACGACGTGAAAACCAGAGCGTAGTCCACGAGGCCCTTGGGCTCAGTACCTGGAACCCGGCCCCGGCCCCAGCCCGGGCCCCGCCCCATCGGCCCAACTCCCCACTTGGTAACAAACACTTCCACTTCCTgggctctcttttcttctcccgcTGCGGGGAGCCGCGCCGAGTGCAAGCCACACCCCCACCATTCTGATTGGCCAGAATTATTCGCCCCGGCCCAAGAGCCGGATCTTGTGGCTTCTGATTGGTCCAGGGTGATCCACACCCACGGCACAGCCCCGCCCCCGACTTTAGGAGCTGGGGCGGGCTGTGGAACGCTCAGACGCCGCGCAGGGCGGGGATTGGCCCGCTCCCTTCCTGTGCGTTCGCTGCAGCCGTTCCTGGGACACCTGCTCACGGTGCCCCGTACTGTGCTCAGCTCCCAACTTGAGCTCCGCGGCGCGGGGAGAAAGGCCGTGCGTCCCCGGCCTCCGACGGGAACCGTGCTGAGCGTTCTCCGGGCAAGATGAGCGCGGACGCGGCGGCCGGGGAGCCCCTGCCCCGGCTCTGCTGCCTGGAGAAGGGTCCGAACGGTTACGGCTTCCACCTACACGGGGAGAAGGGCAAGGTGGGCCAGTTTATCCGGCTGGTGGAGCCCGGCTCGCCCGCCGAGAAGTCGGGGCTGCTGGCCGGGGACCGACTGGTGGAGGTGAACGGCGAGAACGTGGAGAAGGAGACGCATCAGCAGGTGGTGAGCCGCATCCGCGGGGCGCTCAACGCCGTGCGCCTGCTGGTGGTCGACCCCGAGACGGACGAGCATCTCAAGAAGCTGGGCGTCCCGATCCGGGAGGACCTGCTGCGCTCCCAGAAGTCCGAACAAGCCGAGCCGCCGGCCGCCGCTGACGCGCAGGCTACAGACCAGAATGAGGCCGAAAAGAGCCACCTGGAACGGGTAAGTGCGGGTATGAGACTGGGATTCCGGAGAGACTCGGGCGCCCCGGACGTCCAGCACTTATTCTGAAACTCGAGCAGCGAGGAGGAAACGGCTTCTGCCCTCTGACCCGAAAGCCATCGCAGTTCCTGAGGCAAGCCTCGGACTGCGACCCGACCCCATCGCCCTATCCAGGGTCGCTGGGGAGCAGAGCGCCTTTGCCGCCTGCACTTTCGGTTCCCTTGAACTCTGGGGAGGCGACGCAAAGGAATTCAGTCTCCTTCTCGGCTCCCATTGGATTCTGTCCCCCATCCCGCACTCCCTGGAGCCCTTTCCTGGGCTATCCCTGCCTGCAGCCAAgctctctcgctctgtctctctgtctctgtctccctccatccCGCGTCAGTACTTGTGGACAGTAGCTGAAATTGGCGTGGATGCTGAGTAACAAGAGGTCCCTGGGAAGGACCTCGAAGTCCTACCCGCACCACCTCGGATCCCTAGTTTGTACATCATGAACTCATACCTATTGGACTTCATCCTTCTCTAGTCTTAAAGTGACTTCTAAGAAAGAGAGGAAGTCCCAGCGTCTCCGAgcgagggtgggggtggggtacagGGAGGAGGCGCAGAGACATCTTGGGGGTGGTGGCTCTGCCACCCTGGAGGATTTATGATCCTCTGGAATGTGAGGAGTAAGCGCTCGCTAGTTGGTATCTGGGAGCCTGGTGGGAGGACcttagaagaggaggagaaggagaaagatggtTGGGGGAGGGAGCAGTCATACGGCCAGGCAGAGTCCACCGTGGGCAAGTGGTCTCGCCTTAGTATGGTCACTGCTCACTCCAGCGTCTTCATAGCAAGCCGCCTAGTTGGTTTTGCCTGTGTTTGGTATTTACCACAAACAACCCCAGTTTGGATCAGCTGCTGGAGGGGCAGCTGGCAAAACAGGAGCTGTTGTGCTGAGCCTCCGTTCCCTAGAGAGCAACGAGAGAGGGAGGCCAGGCTCAGGGCAACAGACTGTGGGAGCAGGGTCCCTTCCCTTCCGTGTGTACTAGCTGTCTACCTGATAGGGACTTGTGGCAACGGTACCCATGGAGCCAGGAAGATTCTCCCTCAAAAGAGAAAGGACACAGTTCAGCCTTAAGGTTGAAGGCGGAGCCTGAGAGTACCAACTGGTTTGGTGGAAGTGAGGTCACCAGAAGCCTTGTTCTGCCAGAGTTCGGTGCTGGGAATGCCAGGGCCACCAGGTTCCCACTTCCTGCCAGTGCCAAATTGGCATTGGCAAGCAGTAATAGAGTCCCGGCCGCAAATTGGAACAGGTGACCTCTGCTCCTAGGCACAAACCCAATTTGAACTTTGTCCATTGAGTCACCATTACcttcactcccacccccacctcactgTTTTTTCCTTTGGACTTTAGCACCAGAACAGATAACCAGcagcctcccctcaccccccagaTACTCATCACCGTGCAGTCATGCTCGGCTCCTCCCCTTGCCCTTTTGAGTATGCTACTGGGTGCTGGAGGGCCGTGTTGAGGCCATGTACAAGACTCTGTATCAGACTGTTTTGTATCTAAAAGCAGTGAGTGGGTGGGGGCTTCCTCTTGGGGATCTGTCCTCTGAGAAAACACATAATCCGGGTCCCCAGGTGGTAGTAGGACACCATTTGTGTAGATTCCTCAGGCCAGGAGACTCAAAGTAAAACCGTCCTGGAGATTTCTGAGCTTTgatttttcccatctgtaaaataggAGCATTGGGCAACATGATCTGTCTTTTCAGGAGTTATCAAAAACGCCAGGGAGTACTTGTCCCCTGCTAGATGGTTAAGTTCATTGTTGCCCAAACCTTGAGAAGTCCTGTCCCTTCAGCTTTACTCTGCTGTGTTTCTCTGGTATAGAGTTCCCATGGTGTGGTGAGCTTCCAAAggacactcccccaccccccttccAATATTGCAAAATATGCCAGTAAACACTGAGGCATCCcctttcctcaactgagattTGACAGTTTTGGCCTGGATTTGTTTGCAGAGCGGGAACTGCTCTGTTAATCTCATCAATTCTCAGGTGACAAGAGGTGTCAGCCAGAAGATGATGCTGTTGAGGAGACTGACCGAGTGGCATCTTGGTGGGCCATGAGCAAACAGGGCAAGTGATGAGAGGTGCCTGGAACATTGGCTATCCCTGCTGGCCTCCTGAGGCCCGAGGAGATAAGAGAtttctttattgagacagggttttagtatgtagttctggctgagctgtagaccaggctgacctcagctCATAGaggttctcttgcctctgcctcccaaatgctgggatcacagctcTTCTCCTCCACACTGAGCCCCACCTTGTTTCCAAAGACAGTATCTAAGGCCTGGGAAGTTTAGATTTGTAGGGATGGctgatttgttttgagacaggacctcactatgtcacttggctggcttggagctctgtgtggaccaggctgggcttgaactctcagatatcctcctgccttctgag
Encoded here:
- the Rab37 gene encoding ras-related protein Rab-37 isoform X1, with the translated sequence MTGTPGAATTGDGEAPERSPPCSPNYDLTGKVMLLGDSGVGKTCFLIQFKDGAFLSGTFIATVGIDFRNKVVTVDGARVKLQIWDTAGQERFRSVTHAYYRDAQALLLLYDITNKSSFDNIRAWLTEIHEYAQRDVVVMLLGNKADVSSERVIRSEDGETLAREYGVPFMETSAKTGMNVELAFLAIAKELKYRAGRQPDEPSFQIRDYVESQKKRPSCCSFV
- the Rab37 gene encoding ras-related protein Rab-37 isoform X4, giving the protein MTGTPGAATTGDGEAPERSPPCSPNYDLTGKVMLLGDSGVGKTCFLIQFKDGAFLSGTFIATVGIDFRNKVVTVDGARVKLQAWLTEIHEYAQRDVVVMLLGNKADVSSERVIRSEDGETLAREYGVPFMETSAKTGMNVELAFLAIAKELKYRAGRQPDEPSFQIRDYVESQKKRPSCCSFV
- the Rab37 gene encoding ras-related protein Rab-37 isoform X2, with translation MDLQRPDSYQGGAGPHFSEHVLHKTILVGDSGVGKTSLLVQFDQGKFIPGSFSATVGIGFTNKVVTVDGARVKLQIWDTAGQERFRSVTHAYYRDAQALLLLYDITNKSSFDNIRAWLTEIHEYAQRDVVVMLLGNKADVSSERVIRSEDGETLAREYGVPFMETSAKTGMNVELAFLAIAKELKYRAGRQPDEPSFQIRDYVESQKKRPSCCSFV
- the Rab37 gene encoding ras-related protein Rab-37 isoform X3 translates to MTGTPGAATTGDGEAPERSPPCSPNYDLTGKNKVVTVDGARVKLQIWDTAGQERFRSVTHAYYRDAQALLLLYDITNKSSFDNIRAWLTEIHEYAQRDVVVMLLGNKADVSSERVIRSEDGETLAREYGVPFMETSAKTGMNVELAFLAIAKELKYRAGRQPDEPSFQIRDYVESQKKRPSCCSFV